The Magnolia sinica isolate HGM2019 chromosome 10, MsV1, whole genome shotgun sequence genome includes a window with the following:
- the LOC131217029 gene encoding hydrophobic protein OSR8-like yields the protein MCSEGSAICLEILIALLLPPLGVFFRYGCCSVEFCICVLLTILGYVPGMIYAVYVILAVDREKYRSDYYQPINA from the exons ATGTGTTCGGAGGGGAGTGCGATCTGCCTTGAGATTCTCATCGCGCTCTTGTTGCCTCCTTTGGGGGTTTTCTTCCGCTATGGCTGCTGCAGT GTGGAATTCTGCATCTGCGTGCTCCTGACCATCTTGGGCTACGTCCCTGGGATGATCTACGCCGTATATGTGATTTTGGCCGTCGATCGCGAGAAGTACCGCAGCGATTACTATCAGCCCATCAATGCATAG